A region from the Chloroflexota bacterium genome encodes:
- a CDS encoding ribonuclease Z, translating to MATPIPVTFLGTGGFHATAGYWNSFLIGGRILVETAPAVLRNLRVAGIKPNDIEVVFISHFHADHTFGWPFVMYSSLVRERRTADLWVVGPPGIQAFLENMVAAGALDHVVDNARARVGGGYQIRYVEVDEGPQTAGSVNFRAVRVDHDPALECFGYLIEVDGRTVGYSGDTTLCPGLRAIAAGADALVMECNSHHDLNPVHLTFDDVRIIRREFPDLPIVITHHSEDVDDGGLPNVRVPADFETITI from the coding sequence ATGGCGACGCCGATTCCTGTCACGTTCCTGGGCACCGGCGGCTTCCACGCGACGGCCGGCTACTGGAACAGCTTCCTGATCGGCGGCCGGATCCTGGTCGAGACGGCGCCGGCCGTGCTCCGCAACCTGCGCGTCGCCGGCATCAAACCGAACGACATCGAGGTCGTCTTCATCAGCCACTTCCACGCCGACCACACCTTCGGCTGGCCGTTCGTGATGTACTCGTCGCTGGTCCGCGAGCGCCGCACGGCCGATCTGTGGGTCGTCGGACCGCCAGGGATTCAGGCGTTCCTCGAGAACATGGTGGCGGCCGGCGCGCTCGACCACGTGGTAGACAACGCCCGGGCGCGCGTCGGCGGCGGCTACCAGATCCGCTACGTCGAGGTGGACGAGGGACCGCAGACGGCCGGCAGCGTCAACTTCCGGGCCGTTCGCGTCGATCACGACCCGGCCCTGGAGTGCTTCGGCTACCTGATCGAGGTTGACGGGCGGACGGTCGGCTACTCCGGCGACACGACCCTCTGCCCGGGGCTGCGGGCCATCGCGGCCGGGGCTGACGCGCTGGTGATGGAGTGCAACTCCCACCACGACCTGAACCCCGTCCACCTGACCTTTGACGATGTCCGGATCATCCGCCGGGAGTTCCCGGACCTGCCGATCGTCATCACCCACCACTCGGAGGACGTGGACGACGGCGGCCTGCCGAACGTCCGCGTGCCAGCCGACTTCGAGACCATCACCATCTAG
- a CDS encoding YceI family protein, protein MSADTQTAVSTWNIDPAHSVVELAVKHMMFSTVKGRFSNVVGTITLDERNLANSAVSTTIDAASIATGETNRDGHLRSADFLDVDSFPQITFESTGVVPRSGTSFAVVGNLTLRGITQEVSLEAELTGKGTDPWGGQRAGFTAATTINRKDFGLTWNQALEAGGVLVSEQVKIALEIQATQQA, encoded by the coding sequence ATGTCCGCTGACACCCAGACCGCCGTCTCCACCTGGAACATCGATCCGGCCCACTCGGTCGTGGAGCTGGCCGTCAAGCACATGATGTTCTCGACTGTGAAGGGTCGCTTCTCCAACGTCGTCGGCACGATCACCCTTGACGAGCGCAACCTGGCCAACTCGGCGGTCTCGACCACCATCGACGCCGCCAGCATCGCCACCGGCGAGACGAACCGCGACGGCCATCTCCGGTCGGCCGATTTCCTCGACGTGGACAGCTTCCCGCAGATCACCTTCGAGTCGACGGGCGTGGTCCCGCGCTCGGGCACGTCGTTCGCCGTGGTCGGCAACCTGACGCTGCGCGGGATCACCCAGGAGGTCTCGCTCGAGGCCGAGCTGACCGGCAAGGGCACGGATCCGTGGGGTGGGCAGCGGGCTGGCTTCACCGCCGCCACCACCATCAACCGCAAGGACTTCGGCCTGACCTGGAACCAGGCGCTGGAGGCCGGCGGCGTCCTGGTGAGCGAGCAGGTGAAGATCGCGCTGGAGATCCAGGCGACGCAGCAGGCGTAA
- a CDS encoding substrate-binding domain-containing protein, with protein MWRLLALALALALAASALWPAAACAEQPPLILGTTIDLQRTGLLDVLAPAFERQTSRSVTVVAVSAPHALVLGIRGELDVLLVDAGDDEPGFMGAGHGVERRLVMHGDEVLVGPRNDPAGLRQTSSPADALRRIAQTGAAWISRADNSALYQIEKQLWRDAGIDPLGQPWYQPYGQGMTATLAAATERQAYTLADRPTFLERQSQLDLAIQVEKAPDLLRLYHVIVANPARGPWIDEAGARAFMTYVLGPEAQELIRGYGTDRFGQPIFTPDAGRVETDVRPARRTGG; from the coding sequence GTGTGGCGCCTGCTGGCGCTCGCGCTTGCCCTCGCGCTGGCCGCCTCCGCCTTGTGGCCGGCGGCTGCATGCGCCGAGCAGCCGCCCCTGATCCTCGGCACGACCATCGATCTCCAGCGGACCGGCCTGCTCGACGTGCTGGCGCCAGCCTTCGAGCGGCAGACCTCGCGTTCGGTGACCGTGGTGGCCGTCAGTGCGCCGCACGCGCTGGTGCTGGGCATTCGAGGCGAGCTTGACGTGCTGCTGGTGGACGCAGGCGACGACGAGCCCGGCTTCATGGGGGCCGGACACGGCGTCGAGCGGCGGCTGGTGATGCACGGCGACGAGGTGCTCGTCGGGCCACGCAACGACCCGGCCGGGCTGCGCCAGACCTCCAGCCCAGCGGATGCCTTGCGGCGGATCGCGCAGACCGGTGCGGCCTGGATCAGCCGGGCTGACAATTCGGCGCTCTACCAGATCGAGAAGCAGCTCTGGCGCGACGCGGGCATCGATCCGCTCGGGCAGCCCTGGTATCAGCCATACGGCCAGGGGATGACCGCGACCCTCGCCGCTGCCACCGAGCGGCAGGCGTACACCCTGGCCGACCGACCGACGTTCCTGGAGCGACAGTCGCAGCTCGATCTCGCCATCCAGGTCGAGAAGGCGCCCGATCTGCTGCGCCTGTACCACGTGATCGTCGCCAACCCGGCCAGGGGGCCGTGGATCGACGAGGCTGGCGCGCGGGCATTCATGACGTATGTGCTCGGTCCCGAGGCGCAGGAGCTGATCCGAGGCTACGGCACGGACCGCTTCGGTCAGCCGATCTTCACGCCAGATGCCGGGCGTGTCGAGACGGATGTGCGCCCGGCCCGTCGCACGGGCGGGTAG
- a CDS encoding GntR family transcriptional regulator, translating to MVRLAHADALYERIAAEILRRVASGKLRPGDRLPPIRQAAGEWGVNLNTVARAYAALAERGILETRAGGGTVVARTSATSAADGLDPVSQARAERLQARLGSAVLEALAAGYAEAEIEAAVSAQLARWRATRVEESQGGVHEESQAADAEDALRLVGSHDLALEVLAGRLRALPDSVMLEVVPTDSLDGLFALARGTTDLAGCHLLDPETGDHNVSFVRRLLPGETVLLVTLAHRQQGLIVRPGNPRGIHGIADLARPGITIVNRHRGSGTRVLLDDALGRAHIDPLTLAGYDREEATHLAVAGAVAAGTADTGLGILAAARAYGLDFVPVARERYELALRPVTASLPAVQHVLETLRSADFRAVVTALGGYDTSESGVVRSVE from the coding sequence ATGGTACGTCTCGCTCACGCCGATGCCCTGTACGAGCGCATAGCGGCCGAGATCTTGCGCCGCGTTGCGAGCGGTAAGCTGCGTCCTGGCGACCGCCTCCCGCCGATCAGGCAGGCGGCCGGAGAGTGGGGCGTCAACCTGAACACCGTCGCCCGGGCCTACGCCGCTCTTGCCGAACGCGGCATCCTGGAGACGCGCGCCGGTGGCGGCACTGTCGTGGCGCGCACGTCGGCGACCTCGGCCGCCGATGGGCTGGACCCCGTCAGTCAGGCTCGTGCCGAGCGGCTGCAGGCCCGACTCGGCAGCGCGGTGCTCGAAGCGCTGGCGGCCGGCTACGCCGAGGCCGAGATCGAGGCGGCCGTGAGCGCTCAGTTGGCGCGCTGGCGGGCGACGCGGGTCGAGGAATCGCAGGGCGGCGTGCACGAGGAATCACAGGCTGCCGACGCCGAGGACGCCCTGCGGCTCGTGGGGAGCCACGACCTGGCGCTTGAGGTGCTGGCGGGGCGGCTCCGCGCGCTGCCAGACTCCGTGATGCTCGAGGTTGTGCCGACCGACAGCCTGGACGGCCTGTTCGCCCTGGCGCGTGGCACGACGGACCTGGCCGGTTGCCACCTGCTCGATCCCGAGACCGGCGACCACAACGTCTCGTTTGTGCGGCGGCTGCTGCCCGGCGAGACGGTCCTGTTGGTCACGCTGGCCCATCGACAGCAGGGGCTGATCGTGCGGCCGGGCAACCCCCGGGGGATTCACGGCATCGCGGATCTGGCCCGTCCGGGCATCACCATCGTCAATCGGCACCGGGGCAGTGGCACCCGTGTCCTCTTGGATGACGCGCTCGGCCGGGCGCACATCGACCCGCTGACGCTCGCCGGCTACGACCGCGAGGAGGCGACCCACCTCGCCGTGGCCGGAGCGGTGGCGGCAGGCACGGCAGATACCGGCCTCGGCATCCTGGCGGCGGCCCGCGCCTACGGACTCGACTTCGTGCCCGTCGCCCGTGAGCGCTACGAGCTGGCCCTGCGGCCGGTCACGGCGTCCCTGCCGGCCGTGCAGCATGTGCTTGAGACGCTACGGTCTGCCGACTTCCGCGCGGTGGTCACGGCGCTCGGCGGCTACGACACATCGGAGAGCGGCGTCGTGCGGAGCGTCGAGTAG
- a CDS encoding MarR family transcriptional regulator: MKRQIAVPTAPKSTVSERTTLRRPEQGVVAWVRLMRVYQKIQHATTEEMRREGISVGQFDVLVQVGAAEGATQQAVADALLVTKSNVCQLLDRMERAGLVERRPHGRTNLLYLTTEGKQLHDRLVPAHERRIAEQLAALSPDEQATLSGLLRKLDHSLTS; this comes from the coding sequence ATGAAACGCCAGATCGCCGTGCCGACCGCCCCGAAGTCCACCGTCTCCGAACGGACGACGCTGCGCCGCCCCGAACAGGGCGTCGTAGCGTGGGTCCGACTGATGCGGGTGTACCAGAAGATCCAGCACGCGACCACCGAGGAGATGCGCCGCGAGGGCATCAGCGTCGGGCAGTTCGACGTGCTGGTGCAGGTCGGCGCGGCCGAAGGCGCGACCCAGCAAGCGGTGGCCGACGCGCTGCTCGTGACCAAGAGCAACGTCTGCCAGCTGCTGGACCGGATGGAGCGGGCCGGGCTGGTCGAGCGACGCCCGCACGGCCGGACCAACCTGCTCTACCTCACCACGGAGGGAAAACAGCTGCACGACCGCCTCGTACCGGCCCACGAGCGCCGCATCGCCGAGCAGTTGGCGGCGCTCAGCCCCGACGAGCAGGCCACACTCAGTGGCCTGCTGCGAAAGCTCGACCACAGCCTGACCTCCTGA
- a CDS encoding sulfatase-like hydrolase/transferase, with translation MTEPTTFSGQIGRSYRDSTPWWPEPTRAPAGSPNIVFIVLDDVGFAHLGCYGSDISTPHMDRLAAGGLRYTNFHTTAMCSPTRASLLSGRQHHAAGVGAVAEFAVGFPGYQGALTKRAATLAEMIGPKGYSTLAVGKWHLMPLRHASAAGPFDYWPTQRGFDHWYGFAGGYTDSWHPELYDGTTAVDLPGTPGYHLSEDLVDRAIVQVRDQQSAGQDRPFFLYVAFGAAHWPHHVPLSYVEKYRGRYDQGWDVAREAWLARQKEMGIVPPATVLAPSDPEVPAWDTLDADEQRLAARHMEVYAGFLEHTDAQIGRLIDYLEAIGQLDNTLVMLISDNGASPEGGRLGCVNVDLQYQAGVQESTEIGLAALDHLGDETTNPHYPTGWAQAGCTPLKWYKMDTHGGGVRDPLIVHWPARIKDGGSLRHQYHHVVDIVPTILELLGVEAPAEVNGIPQLPIHGTSLAYSLDHPDEPTHKQTQYYEMLGDRGIWHQGWKAVTHHAAGTDFEADRWELYHLDSDYSEIDDLAAEQPERLRQLVERWWAEAGLHNVLPLDDRRGDRTATGGHPNPRRTFVYRPGMARVERWNAPNVTNRSFSIAADVEIPNDGAEGVLLAVGNRFGGYTLFVKAGRLTFEYNAGEARYAVTSGAKLAAGRHALSMAFVKTGRLQGRATLSIDGVEAGSVECPRTWAINPARSSLYCGRDIGAPVSDAYRSPFTFTGTIHTVTVTLEDDQARDAAAERRAAIAED, from the coding sequence ATGACCGAGCCGACGACCTTCAGCGGACAGATCGGGCGAAGCTATCGCGATTCGACGCCCTGGTGGCCGGAGCCGACGCGCGCACCGGCCGGCTCACCAAATATCGTGTTCATCGTGCTGGACGACGTCGGGTTCGCCCACCTCGGCTGCTACGGCTCGGACATCAGCACGCCGCACATGGACCGACTGGCGGCCGGCGGCCTTCGCTACACGAACTTCCACACGACGGCGATGTGCTCGCCAACGCGGGCCTCGCTGCTGAGCGGTCGCCAGCATCACGCGGCGGGCGTCGGCGCGGTGGCCGAGTTCGCCGTCGGGTTCCCCGGCTACCAGGGCGCTCTGACGAAGCGCGCCGCCACCCTGGCCGAGATGATCGGGCCGAAGGGGTACAGCACGCTGGCGGTCGGGAAGTGGCACCTGATGCCGCTGCGTCACGCCTCGGCGGCCGGCCCGTTCGACTACTGGCCGACGCAGCGCGGCTTCGATCACTGGTACGGGTTCGCGGGTGGGTACACCGACTCCTGGCACCCGGAGCTGTACGACGGCACCACGGCGGTCGATCTGCCGGGCACGCCGGGCTACCACCTGTCAGAGGATCTGGTTGACCGGGCCATCGTGCAGGTGCGCGACCAGCAGTCGGCCGGGCAGGACCGGCCGTTCTTCCTCTACGTCGCGTTCGGGGCGGCGCACTGGCCCCATCATGTGCCACTGTCGTACGTCGAGAAGTATCGCGGCAGGTACGACCAGGGCTGGGACGTGGCGCGCGAGGCGTGGCTGGCTCGCCAGAAGGAGATGGGCATCGTCCCGCCGGCGACCGTGCTCGCGCCGAGCGATCCGGAGGTGCCGGCCTGGGACACCCTCGACGCCGACGAGCAGCGGCTGGCGGCGCGGCACATGGAGGTCTACGCCGGCTTCCTGGAGCACACCGACGCGCAGATCGGGCGGCTGATCGACTACCTGGAGGCGATCGGCCAGCTCGACAACACGCTGGTGATGCTGATCTCCGACAACGGCGCAAGCCCCGAAGGCGGGCGGCTCGGCTGCGTCAACGTCGATCTCCAGTACCAGGCCGGCGTGCAGGAATCGACCGAGATCGGGCTGGCGGCGCTCGACCACCTCGGCGACGAGACCACCAACCCGCACTATCCGACTGGCTGGGCGCAGGCCGGCTGCACGCCGCTCAAGTGGTACAAGATGGACACCCACGGCGGCGGCGTCCGCGATCCGCTGATCGTCCACTGGCCGGCCCGAATCAAGGATGGCGGCTCGCTGCGCCACCAGTACCATCACGTCGTGGATATCGTGCCGACGATCCTGGAACTGCTCGGCGTGGAGGCCCCGGCCGAGGTCAACGGCATCCCGCAGCTGCCGATCCACGGGACCAGCCTTGCCTACAGCCTGGATCATCCCGACGAGCCGACCCACAAGCAGACCCAGTACTACGAGATGCTGGGCGACCGAGGCATCTGGCACCAGGGCTGGAAGGCGGTCACGCACCACGCGGCCGGCACGGACTTCGAGGCCGACCGCTGGGAGCTGTACCACCTGGACTCCGACTACTCGGAGATCGACGATCTCGCCGCCGAGCAGCCCGAGCGGCTGCGCCAGCTCGTGGAGCGGTGGTGGGCCGAGGCCGGCCTGCACAACGTCCTGCCCCTGGACGACCGGCGCGGCGACCGCACCGCGACCGGCGGCCACCCGAACCCGCGCCGGACGTTCGTCTACCGTCCCGGTATGGCCCGCGTCGAGCGCTGGAACGCACCGAACGTGACCAATCGCTCGTTCAGCATCGCCGCGGATGTGGAGATTCCGAACGACGGCGCTGAGGGCGTGTTGCTGGCGGTTGGCAACCGCTTCGGCGGGTACACCTTGTTCGTCAAGGCTGGCCGCCTGACGTTCGAGTACAACGCTGGCGAGGCTCGGTACGCGGTGACGTCGGGGGCGAAGCTCGCGGCGGGACGGCACGCGCTCAGCATGGCGTTCGTCAAGACGGGGCGTCTCCAGGGGCGCGCCACGCTCTCGATTGATGGGGTGGAGGCCGGCAGCGTCGAGTGCCCGCGTACCTGGGCGATCAACCCGGCCCGCTCCAGCCTCTACTGCGGCCGGGACATCGGCGCGCCGGTCAGCGACGCCTACCGGTCGCCGTTCACGTTCACCGGCACGATCCACACGGTGACCGTGACCCTCGAAGATGACCAGGCGCGCGACGCTGCGGCCGAGCGCCGGGCAGCCATCGCCGAAGACTAG
- a CDS encoding GDP-mannose 4,6-dehydratase, with protein MKRALITGITGQDGRHLSELLLQKGYEVYGLMRGQHNPKRAIVEDEVPDVRLLEGDLTDQVSLISAIQKCQPDEVFNLGAMSFVSLSWNQPELTGNVTGLGALRVLEAIRNVQGANASAAASSGIRFYQASSSEMFGAAPAPQNEATLFHPRSPYGVAKVFAHHITVNYRESYGMFACSGILFNHEGPRRGPEFVTRKISKAAARIKLGVQDRLTLGNLESKRDWGYAGDYVEAMWLMLQQARPDDYVIGTGQCHSVRDFAEAAFRCVGLNWEEYIDYDSSLLRPAEVDVLQADASKARKALGWSPKVDFDGLVSLMVEKDLEREGPAAR; from the coding sequence ATGAAGCGCGCGCTGATCACCGGCATCACCGGGCAGGACGGCCGGCACCTCTCCGAGCTGCTGTTGCAGAAGGGGTATGAGGTCTACGGCCTCATGCGCGGACAGCACAACCCGAAGCGGGCGATCGTCGAGGACGAAGTGCCCGACGTCCGCCTGCTCGAAGGCGACCTGACCGACCAGGTGTCGCTGATCAGTGCGATCCAGAAGTGCCAGCCCGACGAGGTCTTCAATCTCGGCGCCATGAGCTTCGTCAGCCTCTCATGGAACCAGCCGGAGCTGACGGGCAACGTCACCGGCCTCGGCGCGCTGCGGGTGCTCGAAGCGATCCGTAACGTGCAGGGCGCGAACGCCAGCGCGGCGGCCAGCTCGGGCATTCGCTTCTACCAGGCGTCCAGCAGCGAGATGTTCGGCGCGGCCCCGGCCCCTCAGAACGAGGCCACGCTCTTTCATCCGCGCAGTCCCTACGGCGTGGCGAAGGTGTTCGCCCACCACATCACCGTCAACTACCGTGAGAGCTACGGGATGTTCGCGTGCAGCGGCATCCTGTTCAACCATGAGGGGCCGCGGCGCGGCCCGGAGTTCGTCACCCGGAAGATCTCGAAGGCCGCGGCTCGCATCAAGCTCGGAGTGCAGGACCGGCTGACCCTGGGCAACCTTGAGTCGAAGCGGGACTGGGGCTACGCCGGCGACTACGTCGAGGCGATGTGGCTGATGCTCCAGCAGGCGCGGCCCGACGACTACGTCATCGGGACCGGCCAGTGTCACAGCGTCCGTGACTTCGCGGAGGCGGCGTTCCGCTGCGTCGGGCTGAATTGGGAGGAGTACATCGACTACGACTCCTCGCTGCTGCGGCCGGCCGAGGTGGACGTGCTCCAGGCAGACGCCTCGAAGGCTCGAAAAGCGCTCGGCTGGTCCCCGAAGGTGGACTTCGACGGGCTGGTCTCGTTGATGGTCGAGAAGGATCTCGAGCGGGAGGGGCCGGCCGCGCGGTAG
- a CDS encoding ABC transporter permease, with product MDLFLEGLYRAATLILQGDPELWRVTLLSLRVSGTAILLCLLVGVPLGCTIALTRFPGRGLVITLVNSGMGMPPIVAGLVVSVMLWRTGPLGQLRLLYTPTAMIIAQCVLALPVVIGLTIAAIQQLNPKLRLQILGLGASRPQLLWLLIREARLPLLAAAMAGFGAVISEVGASIMVGGNLMGQTRVLTTATVMEVSKGEFGTAMALSIVLLLLVYGVNALLTWVQQRGRPL from the coding sequence ATGGATCTGTTCCTCGAGGGGCTGTACCGGGCGGCGACTCTTATCCTCCAGGGCGATCCCGAGCTGTGGCGGGTCACCCTGCTCTCGCTGCGCGTGTCGGGCACGGCGATCCTGCTCTGTCTGCTGGTGGGCGTGCCGCTGGGGTGCACCATCGCGCTGACGCGCTTCCCCGGGCGCGGCCTCGTCATCACGCTGGTCAACAGTGGGATGGGGATGCCGCCCATCGTGGCCGGCCTCGTCGTTAGCGTGATGCTCTGGCGGACCGGGCCGCTCGGACAGCTCCGGCTGCTCTACACGCCCACCGCGATGATCATCGCGCAGTGCGTGCTGGCCCTGCCGGTCGTGATCGGCCTGACGATCGCCGCCATCCAGCAGCTCAATCCGAAGCTGCGGCTCCAGATCCTCGGCCTGGGCGCGTCGCGACCGCAACTGCTCTGGCTGCTGATCCGCGAGGCTCGGCTGCCGCTGCTGGCCGCTGCGATGGCCGGCTTCGGAGCCGTCATCTCGGAAGTCGGCGCATCGATCATGGTCGGCGGCAACCTGATGGGCCAGACCCGCGTGCTGACCACCGCCACCGTGATGGAGGTCAGCAAGGGCGAGTTCGGAACGGCGATGGCCCTGTCCATCGTGCTGCTGCTGCTGGTCTACGGCGTCAATGCGCTCTTGACCTGGGTCCAGCAGCGCGGACGGCCATTGTGA